From Bacillus sp. FSL K6-3431, the proteins below share one genomic window:
- a CDS encoding energy-coupling factor transporter transmembrane component T family protein produces the protein MLSFVFDPVTPLLFWMLILVITFAFGKVNIRKWLLIFIPFLLVALGYVWTTAVFSNPPEGINLVVYWTAGPFKITNYGISTGLALGFRVLCFAGLSLLFILTTDPIKFILSLVQQCKLPPKFAYGLLAGYRFLPLLTEEIRIIRHAHKVRGANREAGIKGKLLALKRYAIPLLASAIRKAERAAIAMESKGFTGARDRTYYYRSEVKKQDWIFFSLMVILFLACVIISMKLGTFRWYGEIL, from the coding sequence ATGTTATCTTTCGTTTTCGATCCCGTGACACCTTTGCTGTTCTGGATGCTCATCCTTGTCATTACTTTTGCCTTCGGAAAAGTTAACATTCGTAAATGGTTGCTCATTTTTATTCCGTTCTTACTGGTCGCTCTTGGGTATGTATGGACAACTGCCGTATTTTCCAATCCTCCTGAGGGCATCAATCTTGTCGTTTACTGGACTGCAGGTCCATTTAAAATCACAAACTACGGCATTTCCACTGGACTGGCTCTCGGATTCCGAGTCCTTTGTTTTGCAGGACTTTCACTGTTATTCATTTTGACGACCGATCCGATAAAATTTATTTTAAGCCTTGTTCAGCAATGTAAATTACCGCCAAAATTTGCCTATGGATTGCTCGCAGGCTACCGCTTTTTGCCATTACTGACAGAGGAAATTAGAATTATCCGACATGCCCATAAAGTACGTGGTGCAAATCGCGAAGCAGGTATCAAAGGGAAACTACTTGCTTTGAAAAGATATGCCATTCCCCTACTTGCTAGTGCCATTCGTAAAGCAGAACGCGCCGCAATTGCAATGGAATCAAAGGGCTTCACAGGTGCACGTGACCGAACATATTATTATCGCTCAGAAGTAAAAAAACAAGACTGGATATTTTTTAGTTTAATGGTTATTCTATTTTTAGCCTGTGTCATCATTTCTATGAAACTTGGAACATTTAGATGGTATGGAGAGATATTGTAG
- a CDS encoding ABC transporter ATP-binding protein, with translation MTSEMLTVKNLSFSYDETEAPVLRNLSFSLKKGESMMLLGPSGSGKSSLTLCLNGLYPSVIDGHLEGSIQLFGKSIADYLPGEASKHIGVVFQDPEAQFCMLTVEDEIAFGLENIKIPREKIAERIGWALQLVGLEEHLSANIAALSGGMKQKLALACVLAMKPDLIILDEPTALLDPITTKDFAQTIKRLQAELQFSLIVIEHKLDHWISFMDKSLVFSENGEVIFEGTPKECFKHYRGDLKNHGIWLPKTLLLSEQLGLDNAVPLSEKELLETLVDYKFTVIEIPLNQRKSVYTLHPILETTELTYTKSEKSIIKNMNIRLPEGALTAIVGPNGAGKSTLSYLLAGLVKPTSGKVLHKEKSLRHLSDVEMSKTIGYVFQNPEHQFIADTVYEEIAFSLKMQKRSKAEIKQIVEDILGACRLQHLSHQHPFALSQGQKRRLSVATMMVDEQPLLILDEPTYGQDARTTEELMKMVNKRLEVGFSAIMITHDMELVSSYADYVIVIIDGEVLFQGTPHLLFLASDQLLEAAHIELPIAYSLQKKLTIRGEAFAASYT, from the coding sequence ATGACAAGCGAAATGCTAACAGTCAAAAATCTTTCATTCTCTTACGATGAAACAGAAGCACCAGTATTACGCAACCTTTCTTTTTCATTAAAAAAGGGAGAATCGATGATGCTACTTGGGCCTAGTGGTTCAGGAAAAAGTTCGCTCACCTTATGTTTAAACGGTTTATATCCTTCCGTCATTGATGGACATCTAGAAGGTTCTATACAACTTTTCGGAAAAAGCATCGCTGATTATCTTCCTGGTGAAGCAAGTAAACATATAGGCGTTGTGTTCCAAGACCCTGAAGCACAATTTTGTATGCTCACTGTGGAAGACGAGATCGCCTTTGGTTTAGAAAATATAAAAATACCACGGGAAAAAATCGCAGAACGAATCGGCTGGGCTTTACAGCTTGTTGGTCTAGAAGAACATCTTTCAGCGAATATTGCCGCGCTCTCTGGTGGGATGAAGCAAAAACTAGCCTTGGCATGTGTACTTGCCATGAAGCCAGACCTAATCATTTTGGATGAGCCTACAGCATTGCTTGATCCTATTACCACGAAAGATTTTGCGCAAACAATTAAAAGGCTGCAAGCGGAACTACAATTTTCACTGATTGTGATTGAACATAAATTGGACCATTGGATTTCATTTATGGATAAATCTCTTGTATTCTCTGAAAATGGAGAGGTTATTTTTGAAGGAACACCAAAAGAGTGTTTCAAACATTATCGTGGGGATCTAAAGAATCATGGGATTTGGTTACCGAAAACACTTTTACTAAGCGAGCAATTGGGTTTAGATAACGCGGTGCCACTCTCAGAAAAAGAGTTATTAGAAACATTGGTAGATTATAAGTTCACTGTAATAGAAATTCCACTCAATCAGAGGAAGAGTGTTTACACTTTACACCCTATTCTAGAAACGACAGAACTCACTTATACTAAAAGTGAAAAAAGCATAATAAAAAATATGAATATACGTCTTCCGGAAGGTGCACTTACGGCAATTGTCGGCCCGAATGGTGCAGGGAAATCAACTTTATCATACTTGCTAGCTGGACTAGTTAAACCCACGAGCGGTAAAGTTTTACATAAAGAAAAGTCTTTAAGGCACTTATCTGACGTGGAAATGAGCAAGACAATCGGCTATGTATTTCAAAATCCAGAACATCAATTCATCGCTGATACTGTCTACGAAGAAATAGCATTTTCATTAAAAATGCAAAAGAGAAGTAAAGCTGAAATAAAACAAATTGTTGAGGATATTTTAGGCGCATGTCGACTGCAACATTTATCTCATCAACATCCATTTGCATTAAGTCAAGGCCAGAAAAGACGACTTAGTGTTGCGACAATGATGGTGGATGAACAACCACTACTTATTTTAGATGAACCGACATATGGTCAAGATGCCAGAACAACCGAAGAATTGATGAAAATGGTGAATAAACGCCTGGAAGTTGGATTTTCAGCCATAATGATTACTCATGATATGGAGCTTGTATCTTCCTATGCCGATTATGTGATCGTAATTATTGATGGAGAAGTATTGTTTCAAGGAACGCCTCATCTACTGTTTTTAGCGTCCGACCAACTACTTGAAGCGGCCCATATTGAACTTCCGATCGCCTATTCATTACAGAAAAAATTAACTATTCGAGGTGAGGCTTTTGCAGCTTCATACACTTAA
- a CDS encoding general stress protein — translation MDKKKFIGTFPTEEEAFLKIQELKIQGYEADDIYAVAQGEKEISMLRGQTDVDVQSSEEVDVGWLDKFIAFLSGEEPVREALEKMGASDAEVKRYYQEIQNGNILLYVDKDYGVLYASGANIVKPADPNLGPNPLNPPLDPSTQVNNTGSESYMSEEERLNVQTDTDISQQARIDKEQKEKGDELQTGDDNPYTNADKNNRF, via the coding sequence ATGGATAAGAAGAAATTTATTGGTACTTTTCCAACTGAAGAAGAAGCCTTTCTTAAAATTCAAGAGTTGAAAATCCAAGGGTATGAAGCTGACGATATATACGCAGTAGCTCAAGGAGAAAAGGAAATTTCGATGTTAAGAGGACAAACAGATGTGGATGTGCAATCCTCAGAAGAAGTAGATGTCGGTTGGCTTGACAAGTTTATAGCCTTTCTGTCTGGTGAAGAACCAGTAAGGGAAGCACTCGAGAAGATGGGCGCATCCGATGCAGAAGTAAAGCGCTATTATCAAGAAATTCAAAATGGAAACATATTACTCTATGTTGATAAAGACTACGGGGTTTTATATGCTAGCGGGGCTAATATTGTCAAACCTGCTGATCCGAATTTAGGACCAAATCCATTAAATCCACCCTTAGATCCTTCAACCCAAGTTAATAATACAGGAAGTGAGTCCTATATGAGTGAAGAAGAGCGCTTAAATGTACAAACCGATACGGATATTAGTCAACAGGCAAGGATTGATAAAGAGCAAAAGGAAAAAGGCGATGAATTGCAAACTGGCGATGATAATCCATATACCAACGCTGATAAAAACAATCGGTTTTAG